In Bacteroidales bacterium, the sequence GACGATAATTCCAACGGGCGGAAAGAAAAAAATCCCGGCAAAAATGCCGATGGTAGCTCCCCACATGCCTGCCTTACTGCCCCCAAACTTTTTTGTGCCCCATACCGGTATAATATAATCCAGAACCGTTACCGCAATTGCAAGGCATGCCATAACAATAAGAAACGCAGCACTGAACTGGGCAAACCGGGTCCAGTGCAACAGCAGCAAACCGGCCCAGCTCAATGGAGGACCCGGAATAACAGGAAGAATACAACCAGCAATACCCGCCAGAATAAATACAATACCAAGAATTGCAAGCAACCAGTCGGCCATAAAACAAAAATGGATGAGTGACCTAAAAATCAAAAATCGTTAAAACAGGCAAAATAAACAAGAGCCTCCCCAAAGTCTGTCCGATCACTGGTTTCCCGATACCGGAAAAGGAATTTTTCTCCTCTCGTCTTTTTTCTTAATCTGT encodes:
- a CDS encoding DUF456 domain-containing protein translates to MADWLLAILGIVFILAGIAGCILPVIPGPPLSWAGLLLLHWTRFAQFSAAFLIVMACLAIAVTVLDYIIPVWGTKKFGGSKAGMWGATIGIFAGIFFFPPVGIIVGPFIGAVLGEIIAGKESGPALKAGLGSFIGFLLSTGLKLGVSLTMAYYFFRELIL